From Synoicihabitans lomoniglobus, the proteins below share one genomic window:
- a CDS encoding FecR family protein: MSARETPSPHDEIPAAIDTAASEWLVRRDRGLAADEQDAYLQWLAADPRHSEALARHARALERMMQLHEWTPAGGMEKPNPDLFAPPSRTRHWRRWVGSHPWQSWTGGLGLAAAAIALLLWTGGDSETAHDAPAMAAASAPASFLHVNERQALPDGSRIELNAGADVVVLYSATERRVRLTGGEAHFTVWKDATRPFVVEAPGVEVVAVGTAFNVRLAPDNIEVLVTEGRVKVQDGPTEETRAVAPPRTEVAGLDLMVSRGERAIVPRVRWDRESVVPQVKAVSVAQIAAELAWQAPRLQFDETRLADAVAEFNRLNRHQLELRGADLGELRIGGNFRPDNVDAFVRLLGLTFDVEARELSADRTVLSRRR; this comes from the coding sequence ATGAGTGCCCGAGAAACCCCTTCTCCTCACGACGAAATTCCCGCCGCCATCGACACGGCCGCCAGCGAATGGCTGGTCCGGCGCGACCGCGGACTCGCGGCGGATGAGCAGGACGCCTACTTGCAATGGCTGGCTGCCGATCCGCGGCACAGCGAGGCGCTGGCCCGCCATGCGCGGGCGTTGGAGCGCATGATGCAACTGCACGAATGGACGCCGGCCGGCGGCATGGAAAAGCCCAACCCGGATCTGTTTGCGCCCCCGTCCCGCACCCGACACTGGCGGCGTTGGGTGGGTTCACATCCATGGCAAAGTTGGACCGGTGGGCTGGGGCTGGCGGCGGCCGCCATCGCGCTGTTATTGTGGACGGGCGGTGATTCGGAGACTGCCCACGATGCCCCGGCGATGGCTGCCGCGTCCGCGCCCGCCTCGTTTTTACACGTCAACGAACGGCAGGCGCTGCCCGATGGATCTCGCATCGAACTTAACGCCGGGGCCGATGTCGTGGTGCTGTATTCCGCCACCGAACGTCGTGTTCGCCTGACGGGTGGCGAAGCGCATTTCACGGTGTGGAAAGACGCGACCCGGCCGTTCGTGGTCGAAGCTCCGGGCGTTGAAGTCGTCGCCGTGGGCACCGCCTTCAACGTGCGCTTGGCGCCAGACAACATTGAAGTGCTGGTGACCGAGGGCCGCGTGAAAGTGCAGGACGGACCAACGGAGGAAACGCGTGCGGTGGCACCACCGCGCACCGAGGTGGCGGGGCTCGATTTGATGGTTTCCCGGGGAGAGCGTGCCATCGTGCCGCGCGTCCGCTGGGACCGTGAATCCGTCGTCCCTCAAGTCAAAGCGGTGTCGGTCGCGCAGATCGCGGCGGAGCTTGCTTGGCAGGCGCCCCGACTGCAATTCGACGAGACCCGTTTGGCTGACGCCGTGGCGGAGTTCAACCGCCTCAATCGCCACCAACTCGAACTACGCGGAGCTGATTTGGGCGAACTGCGCATCGGCGGAAATTTTCGGCCCGACAACGTGGATGCGTTTGTGCGTCTGCTCGGACTCACGTTCGACGTGGAGGCCCGTGAGCTGAGTGCGGATCGCACGGTGTTGTCGCGACGGCGCTGA
- a CDS encoding RNA polymerase sigma factor, translating to MPPNLAPETATWYHAEVHPHCPALRAWLLARFPSLTDVDDLVQEALSRLLKARETGEIRSVRALLFTTARNLALDVVRRQKVVSFEPITDMADSSVLADEATDVVAIVSKQQELEILTQAIQSLPPRCRRIFTLRTAYGMTQKEIADHLGVSLSTVEKDMSRSVRQCATFFKDPDRG from the coding sequence ATGCCGCCTAATTTAGCTCCGGAAACCGCCACCTGGTATCATGCGGAAGTGCACCCGCACTGCCCGGCGCTCCGGGCGTGGTTGTTGGCGCGTTTCCCTTCGTTGACCGACGTGGACGACCTCGTGCAAGAGGCGCTTTCCCGCCTGCTCAAGGCCCGTGAGACCGGCGAAATCCGCTCCGTGCGCGCGTTGTTGTTTACCACGGCGCGCAATCTGGCGCTCGATGTGGTGCGTCGGCAGAAGGTGGTTTCCTTCGAGCCGATTACGGACATGGCTGACTCATCCGTCTTAGCTGATGAGGCCACCGACGTGGTCGCAATCGTCAGTAAACAACAGGAACTCGAAATTTTGACCCAGGCCATCCAGTCACTGCCACCCCGTTGCCGCCGCATCTTCACGCTGCGGACCGCCTACGGTATGACCCAGAAGGAGATCGCCGATCACCTGGGGGTTTCGCTCAGCACGGTCGAAAAGGACATGTCTCGCAGTGTGCGACAGTGCGCCACGTTTTTTAAGGATCCCGACCGCGGGTGA
- a CDS encoding TlpA family protein disulfide reductase — MSVSLRPRSRFLLTALVGLAGGLTPPAVAADEAAEAPAEVVPTSPADVAWAEVTALQSSSPTVTPWAEMTPAQRRESLRMNDVRTQALEAAVTAFAAQFPDDPRRLEVFVQLSYQPPKYITGFSSADDEMPGWNSIIGDEAKMAAFEARQAKRIAEVLASPDATKRQVGGAFYTLFVEARGRFMKDQTSARLQEYLDVAEAMMDRLPDAAANLAKEHLGFLKFHGTAEQQAAFVARLESSDDPDVKQMVAESRGDFSRFSGIADIAFTAADGREIDLGKMRGKVVLIDFWATWCGPCIGEIPNVVANYQKYHDRGFEVIGVTLENSGVRKDFDDPANASKLKMAKAKMLAFAKSKDMPWPQYYDGKFWQNDLALRFGIKAIPAMVLIGPDGQVASIEARGEELERQILRLLPDNS, encoded by the coding sequence ATGTCTGTCTCGCTCCGTCCTCGCTCCCGTTTCCTGCTCACTGCTCTCGTCGGTCTCGCCGGCGGCCTCACTCCGCCCGCCGTGGCGGCGGATGAGGCCGCGGAAGCTCCGGCGGAGGTCGTTCCGACCTCCCCCGCCGACGTCGCGTGGGCGGAGGTGACGGCCCTGCAGTCGTCCTCGCCGACCGTTACGCCCTGGGCGGAAATGACTCCGGCTCAGCGGCGGGAGTCTCTGCGGATGAATGACGTTCGCACGCAGGCCCTCGAGGCGGCGGTGACGGCGTTTGCCGCGCAATTCCCGGATGACCCGCGTCGCTTGGAGGTCTTCGTGCAATTGTCGTATCAGCCACCCAAATACATCACGGGTTTTTCTTCGGCCGATGACGAGATGCCCGGCTGGAACAGCATAATCGGGGACGAGGCGAAGATGGCGGCGTTCGAAGCGCGGCAGGCCAAGCGCATTGCGGAGGTGCTGGCTTCACCGGACGCGACCAAGCGTCAGGTGGGCGGGGCCTTCTACACCCTGTTTGTGGAGGCCCGCGGGCGGTTCATGAAAGACCAGACGTCGGCGCGGTTGCAGGAGTATCTCGACGTGGCCGAAGCCATGATGGATCGCCTGCCGGATGCGGCCGCCAACCTGGCCAAGGAGCACCTCGGATTTCTCAAGTTCCATGGCACGGCGGAGCAGCAGGCGGCGTTTGTGGCCCGGCTGGAGTCGAGCGATGATCCGGACGTGAAGCAGATGGTGGCGGAAAGCCGCGGCGACTTCAGTCGTTTCAGCGGCATCGCGGACATCGCGTTCACCGCCGCCGATGGGCGCGAGATCGACCTGGGCAAGATGCGCGGCAAGGTCGTGCTGATCGACTTCTGGGCCACCTGGTGCGGACCGTGCATCGGGGAAATTCCCAATGTCGTCGCGAACTACCAAAAGTATCACGACCGAGGTTTCGAAGTGATCGGGGTGACGTTGGAAAACTCCGGTGTGCGCAAGGACTTCGACGACCCGGCGAACGCGTCCAAGCTGAAGATGGCGAAGGCCAAGATGCTCGCGTTTGCCAAGTCCAAGGACATGCCGTGGCCGCAATATTACGACGGCAAGTTCTGGCAGAACGACCTCGCCCTGCGGTTCGGCATCAAGGCGATCCCGGCCATGGTCCTCATTGGCCCGGACGGCCAGGTCGCATCGATCGAAGCCCGCGGCGAGGAGCTGGAGCGGCAAATCCTGCGCCTGCTGCCCGACAATTCCTAG
- a CDS encoding TonB-dependent receptor plug domain-containing protein — protein MATPTYRKLLTVALLAAVVPTAGVRAQSTPADEATRSEESAAVVELQQVEVTGSRLRSLVGEQPAMPVITLGAEELSRRGMSRLADVRWAIPQLGASVGFNDNMMNGGPSRAQQSSTSFDLRGLGGNSTLVLIDGRRIPHTGQAFPGGAGGREDFNIDGLPVSAIERIDILPQGAGAIYGSDAIAGVVNIVLKKNYTGGQLDLSYDNTFDGDAANLTASLTGGFAKDKFSGFVTVSTAKQNALAARDRAFSFAPAPSAYTPYEGATLSTAYAPDFGGSNLPGLSTHVVALPDGTSGSGYTADALVGNTIQPHYNYANYSHLVDASDSKSILFKGDYEFTDTFRPYIEVRWSEIKFDYVGSPLSLTTQLPANYLGNPFSEPVYLSKVFYDIRPETDASQENSGLTLGVEGDWTNGWRYDLGLTWTRNVVYDKSVNSGFNWGALGSAWAITDPASQLNFAYDSRTSGPYTGALDSVLASQLHEDTSDVYDALLVADGPVWTGWAGDVRLAVGAESQKEEVEFFIDPVVSYALSEPFSRTTNAVFAEVAFPLISEAQGIPGLHRLEIRGAGRYEDFSDIGSQLTPSVSALLQPFPWMTIRAARTEGFKAPKLYDLLSPNYSTTTNITASRNVIDTARGGEAVVGSYDLTSGGQPGLNPETSVSRNIGIVLDVPWIKGLSLSADWWDTLFTDKVGSTSYQTLIDHFPARITRGAKASTDPSDWLGPITGFDTSALNLAWVKAQGYDLGLTYHRMTEWGEFLATGTYTEQDPQTSLSTPASSFYYYYKPERFSGSFFWAKNGWEAGFSVNHQGTYYISGLTNTQYAYPSFVEWNPRVAYSFADNGGDSFVDRALAGSKIGLTVINVFNAGPSDYAASNGRVVMDPRLSRYVLNFTKKF, from the coding sequence ATGGCCACGCCAACCTATCGCAAACTACTCACGGTCGCCCTGCTCGCGGCCGTTGTCCCGACCGCTGGAGTCCGGGCGCAATCCACTCCGGCCGACGAAGCGACCCGCTCTGAAGAGTCGGCCGCCGTCGTTGAGTTGCAACAAGTCGAGGTCACCGGTTCCCGGTTACGCTCCCTCGTCGGCGAACAGCCGGCCATGCCCGTTATCACGCTCGGCGCGGAGGAACTCAGCCGCCGTGGCATGAGTCGGCTCGCTGATGTGCGCTGGGCCATCCCGCAACTCGGCGCGTCGGTGGGCTTTAATGACAACATGATGAACGGCGGCCCGTCCCGCGCCCAACAGTCGAGCACGTCGTTCGACCTGCGCGGTCTCGGTGGCAACTCGACGCTCGTGCTCATCGACGGTCGACGCATTCCCCACACCGGACAGGCCTTTCCGGGCGGCGCGGGTGGTCGGGAAGATTTCAACATCGACGGTCTGCCGGTTTCCGCCATCGAGCGCATCGACATCCTGCCGCAGGGTGCGGGCGCCATTTACGGTTCCGACGCCATCGCCGGCGTGGTGAACATCGTATTGAAGAAAAACTACACCGGCGGGCAGCTCGACCTGTCCTACGACAATACGTTTGACGGCGATGCCGCCAATCTCACCGCCAGCCTCACCGGGGGCTTTGCCAAGGACAAATTTTCGGGCTTCGTCACCGTGAGCACGGCGAAACAAAACGCCCTCGCGGCGCGCGACCGCGCCTTCAGTTTCGCCCCGGCACCGTCGGCCTACACGCCCTACGAGGGCGCGACTCTGTCGACGGCGTATGCCCCTGATTTCGGCGGCTCCAACCTGCCCGGCCTCTCCACCCATGTGGTGGCGCTGCCCGATGGCACCAGCGGCTCCGGCTACACCGCCGACGCGTTGGTGGGGAACACCATCCAACCGCATTACAATTATGCGAACTACTCCCATTTGGTGGATGCCTCGGACTCGAAGAGCATCCTGTTCAAGGGAGACTACGAGTTCACTGACACCTTCCGCCCTTACATCGAAGTGCGCTGGAGCGAGATCAAGTTCGACTATGTCGGCAGCCCGCTGAGCCTGACGACCCAATTGCCCGCCAATTATTTGGGCAACCCGTTCTCGGAGCCGGTTTACCTGAGCAAGGTGTTTTACGACATCCGGCCCGAAACCGACGCGAGTCAGGAAAACTCCGGCCTCACGCTCGGCGTGGAAGGCGACTGGACCAACGGCTGGCGCTACGATCTGGGCCTGACCTGGACGCGCAATGTGGTCTACGACAAGTCCGTCAACTCCGGGTTCAACTGGGGCGCGCTGGGCTCGGCCTGGGCGATCACCGATCCCGCGAGCCAGCTCAACTTCGCCTACGACTCCCGCACCTCCGGTCCCTACACCGGGGCATTGGACAGCGTGCTGGCCTCGCAACTACACGAGGATACCTCCGACGTCTATGACGCCTTGCTCGTGGCGGACGGCCCCGTTTGGACGGGCTGGGCCGGCGATGTGCGCCTCGCCGTGGGGGCCGAGTCGCAAAAAGAAGAAGTCGAGTTTTTCATCGATCCCGTCGTGAGTTATGCCCTCAGCGAGCCCTTCAGCCGCACGACCAACGCCGTGTTCGCCGAGGTGGCCTTCCCGCTCATCAGCGAGGCGCAGGGCATTCCCGGACTGCATCGCCTCGAGATCCGCGGCGCGGGTCGGTATGAGGATTTCTCCGACATCGGCAGTCAATTGACGCCGAGCGTCAGCGCCTTGTTGCAACCCTTTCCCTGGATGACGATCCGGGCCGCCCGCACCGAAGGCTTCAAAGCGCCCAAGCTCTACGACCTGTTGAGCCCCAACTACTCGACCACCACCAACATCACGGCGTCGCGCAACGTGATCGACACCGCGCGGGGCGGTGAAGCCGTGGTCGGCAGTTATGACCTCACCAGCGGCGGTCAACCCGGATTGAATCCCGAGACCTCAGTCTCCCGCAACATCGGCATCGTGCTGGATGTGCCGTGGATCAAGGGACTCTCCCTTTCCGCCGACTGGTGGGATACCTTGTTCACCGACAAAGTGGGCTCCACTTCCTACCAAACCTTGATCGACCATTTCCCGGCGCGCATCACTCGCGGAGCAAAGGCGAGCACGGATCCGTCGGACTGGCTCGGCCCCATCACGGGCTTCGATACCAGCGCGCTCAATCTCGCCTGGGTCAAGGCGCAGGGCTACGACCTCGGTCTCACCTACCACCGCATGACGGAGTGGGGCGAGTTCCTCGCCACCGGCACCTACACCGAGCAGGATCCACAGACGTCGCTCTCCACCCCGGCCTCCTCGTTCTACTATTACTACAAGCCGGAACGCTTCAGCGGTTCCTTCTTCTGGGCCAAAAATGGCTGGGAAGCCGGGTTCTCGGTCAATCACCAGGGCACCTACTACATCAGTGGGCTGACCAACACCCAGTATGCCTATCCGTCCTTCGTGGAATGGAACCCGCGGGTGGCCTATTCCTTCGCCGACAATGGCGGTGATTCGTTCGTCGATCGTGCCCTGGCGGGTTCGAAGATCGGACTCACCGTGATCAACGTCTTCAACGCCGGTCCCTCCGATTACGCCGCCTCAAACGGTCGCGTGGTCATGGACCCCCGCCTCAGCCGCTACGTGCTGAACTTCACCAAGAAATTCTAA
- a CDS encoding helix-turn-helix transcriptional regulator, translating into MSTTTTLPIVPPPRSLLAEEQNAVLEVNRALGIKALWKSLQSLFEDLVPHDSLVMSQGYTDWRSESTTRRLTSARSRVPDDSHMEPVVAGEGRNFFQPFLNAHNGIAAYTHSQLMSDPRKIPQSRYYKRFMQPLGWRYSAHLLYWKQGEVTTSFALRRRPDQGDFSPEELSRLHTLHPHIGAALDRLDAYEGEHRARVLLESYYRSQPDAVLFLDWDLQVIYTSMEASRLCAVWNFGLSEARRYNSQAVFALPPEIAGAVEELKNSLLISGKELPLNAEPAPRTAQVVSPRGECQALVTMKRDNRGAHNRPVFLVRFQEASTTPEGPSDAKRLLAQLSPAERELAALICEGLPNKVIAQQLHKTEGSVRVQISGIYQKLRVGSRTQLVLALR; encoded by the coding sequence ATGTCGACGACCACCACACTGCCCATCGTTCCACCGCCCCGCAGCTTGCTCGCTGAAGAGCAGAATGCCGTGCTGGAGGTAAATAGAGCTCTGGGCATCAAAGCATTATGGAAAAGCCTGCAATCGCTATTCGAGGACTTGGTGCCCCACGACAGTCTCGTTATGTCCCAAGGCTACACCGACTGGCGCAGCGAATCGACCACCCGTCGGCTCACGTCCGCCCGCTCCCGGGTGCCCGATGACAGCCACATGGAACCGGTCGTCGCCGGGGAAGGGCGTAATTTTTTCCAACCTTTTCTCAACGCCCACAACGGCATCGCGGCCTATACCCACAGCCAGCTGATGTCGGACCCGCGCAAGATCCCGCAAAGCCGTTACTACAAGCGCTTCATGCAACCGCTGGGGTGGCGCTACTCCGCCCACCTGCTCTATTGGAAACAAGGCGAGGTCACCACGTCCTTCGCCCTGCGCCGCCGCCCCGATCAGGGCGATTTCAGCCCCGAGGAATTGTCCCGCTTGCACACCCTGCACCCGCACATTGGCGCGGCCCTCGACCGACTCGACGCCTACGAAGGCGAACACCGCGCCCGCGTGTTGTTGGAATCCTACTACCGCTCCCAGCCCGACGCCGTGCTGTTCCTCGATTGGGATTTGCAAGTGATCTACACGAGCATGGAAGCGTCCCGACTCTGCGCCGTGTGGAACTTCGGTCTGTCCGAAGCCCGCCGCTACAACTCCCAGGCCGTGTTCGCCCTGCCGCCCGAAATCGCCGGCGCGGTGGAAGAACTGAAAAACTCCCTCCTGATCTCCGGCAAGGAGCTCCCGCTCAACGCCGAACCCGCCCCGCGCACCGCCCAGGTCGTCTCCCCGCGGGGCGAGTGCCAGGCCTTGGTCACCATGAAGCGCGACAACCGCGGCGCCCACAACCGCCCCGTTTTTCTGGTGCGCTTCCAAGAGGCCTCCACCACGCCCGAGGGTCCCTCCGACGCCAAACGTTTGCTCGCCCAACTTTCGCCCGCCGAACGCGAGCTGGCCGCGCTCATCTGTGAGGGGCTGCCCAACAAGGTCATCGCGCAACAGCTCCACAAGACCGAGGGCAGCGTGCGGGTGCAGATCAGCGGGATTTACCAAAAGCTCCGCGTCGGCAGCCGCACCCAACTCGTGCTCGCGCTCCGCTGA
- a CDS encoding PLP-dependent cysteine synthase family protein: protein MYFTSEFGPDASSSSSSAAILQAVGNTPLLKLTLDETGTTIYAKAEFLNPSGSIKDRLALSVARDLRRLNRLDNTTTIVEVSSGNTGIALAMLGAIHGCGVHILMSDTANPERQQLIRHYGARLTLFPANRGYLTGLELADDLAARDANVFLPRQFENPLNAHDHARHTGPEILRQIPGGRVDAFVSGYGTGGTLAGCGQALRAANAALLLVGMEPDGGPGIGGEMPCCELIEGIAGGFLPPLLQAAAIDSTVKVSADDAYAMTRRLAREFGLPVGPSSGANVCAALRIARQLGPDHQVATILCDRAERYFSTGLFAAKFS, encoded by the coding sequence ATGTATTTCACTTCCGAATTCGGTCCTGACGCCTCCTCCTCCTCCTCGTCCGCTGCCATTCTACAGGCCGTCGGCAACACGCCGTTGCTCAAGCTCACTTTGGACGAGACGGGCACGACGATCTACGCGAAGGCCGAATTCCTGAATCCATCCGGGTCGATCAAAGACCGCCTCGCCCTCTCCGTGGCCCGCGACCTCCGTCGCCTCAACCGGCTCGACAACACCACCACCATCGTCGAAGTCAGCAGCGGCAACACCGGCATCGCCCTCGCCATGCTCGGCGCCATTCACGGCTGCGGCGTGCATATCCTGATGAGTGATACGGCCAATCCCGAGCGCCAGCAGCTCATCCGCCACTACGGCGCGCGGCTCACGTTGTTTCCCGCCAACCGCGGCTACCTCACCGGCTTGGAACTGGCCGACGACCTCGCCGCCCGGGACGCCAATGTTTTCCTGCCGCGCCAGTTTGAGAACCCGCTCAACGCCCACGATCACGCTCGCCACACCGGCCCGGAAATCCTGCGCCAGATTCCCGGAGGCCGGGTCGATGCCTTCGTCTCGGGCTATGGCACCGGCGGCACGCTGGCGGGGTGCGGACAAGCCCTCCGCGCCGCCAATGCCGCCCTGCTCCTCGTCGGCATGGAGCCCGACGGCGGCCCCGGCATCGGGGGTGAAATGCCGTGCTGCGAACTCATCGAAGGCATTGCCGGCGGCTTCCTGCCGCCCTTGCTGCAAGCCGCCGCCATCGACTCCACCGTCAAGGTCTCGGCCGACGACGCCTATGCCATGACTCGGCGTCTCGCCCGCGAATTCGGCCTGCCCGTCGGCCCGTCGAGCGGGGCCAATGTTTGCGCGGCGCTGCGCATCGCCCGCCAGCTCGGACCGGACCACCAGGTCGCCACCATCCTCTGCGATCGGGCCGAACGCTACTTCTCCACCGGTCTATTTGCCGCCAAATTTTCCTGA
- a CDS encoding insulinase family protein yields the protein MTRPSLTRLALASLLSFAPIATFATSPTEAPDLPARVVAPTDKAQFSRLVLDNGLRVLLVSDPAFNKSAASLAVGIGQLEDPEETTGIAHFTEHMLFLGTEKYPDEGEYGTFVKSNGGYTNAYTSSDLTNYQFEVRHEAFDAALDRFAQFFIAPLFTPKFTEREISAVHNEVMRHVQNDGRRIYNVMRELYAPGSPESRFTAGNKETLATADSPTVRAFFEANYSAERMALALTGNASLAELETMARTHFSAIPNRGLPSLERSSTFLPRQAALRLAQVEPVREVRELQLQFPLDATRANFTAKNAETIRALLSHSSAGGITHALKEAGLALSAGGSIWDRSPDYSSLFIYATLTPGGADRLPEVFDLIFEYIDFLRTAPFPHALWSENARIARLGETYNDRGEGASLAIELANQALFFPLAVAERVPHVWVAPDEADYRNILDQLTPDNLLAVFAAKGVPTDRTEHFYGSAYSYTEDTGPAYQRLLDVRAPTDGTFALPRPNPYLGAEPELLTERPVQLIDEPGLALYYAPDLEFLRPQTTLRFRLVPTTSHTDVRTATLLALYDQCLGDALDAAADEAARAGVSFNVGASLHSFNLTVTGFGDSPVRFAREAVSQLHDVAPSAERFAALKDGFLRNLRSFPQTEAFRLAGARRGAWTEEYSYLPDEMLAPALAATWPEVKAAADAFLRAGKLEGVIHGHLAPDHAIAAARELVTGIGFTPAPADQLLRSRELTQADGETIIDVAPTAGANSAYTALYLLPDASPRHRAAGALLGNFISQPFFNELRTRQQLGYIVGAGGSGTRLTRYLSFTIQSSDYGPDELRTRAEAFIATLPDALAALPAADFAQLVGGVRANFEAKPKSLAEKTDRFFAYAYDYDADWERQHDALDALESLTQADAAALLTDVLTGSATRRRLVLLTGENHEASTAPASFTDRATWKASRRFQ from the coding sequence ATGACTCGTCCCTCGCTCACTCGTCTCGCTCTCGCGTCCCTACTCAGTTTCGCGCCCATCGCCACCTTTGCCACGTCGCCGACGGAGGCCCCGGATCTGCCGGCCCGCGTGGTCGCTCCCACCGACAAAGCCCAGTTCTCCCGCCTCGTGCTCGACAACGGTCTGCGCGTGCTGCTCGTGAGCGATCCCGCCTTCAATAAATCCGCCGCCTCGCTCGCCGTCGGCATCGGTCAACTGGAAGATCCGGAAGAAACCACCGGCATCGCTCACTTCACCGAGCACATGCTTTTTCTCGGCACGGAAAAATACCCCGACGAGGGCGAATACGGCACCTTCGTCAAAAGCAACGGCGGCTACACCAACGCCTACACGTCCTCCGATCTCACCAACTACCAGTTCGAGGTTCGTCACGAGGCCTTCGACGCCGCGCTCGATCGCTTCGCCCAGTTTTTCATCGCCCCGCTGTTCACCCCCAAATTCACCGAACGCGAAATCAGTGCCGTGCACAACGAGGTGATGCGCCACGTGCAAAACGACGGCCGCCGCATCTACAACGTCATGCGCGAACTCTACGCGCCCGGGTCGCCCGAATCCCGCTTCACCGCCGGCAACAAGGAGACACTCGCCACCGCCGATTCCCCCACCGTGCGCGCCTTTTTCGAGGCCAACTACAGCGCCGAGCGCATGGCCCTCGCTCTCACCGGCAACGCCTCCCTCGCCGAGCTCGAAACCATGGCGCGCACCCACTTCAGCGCCATCCCGAATCGTGGTCTCCCGTCCCTCGAACGCAGCTCCACTTTTCTGCCTCGCCAAGCCGCCCTCCGGCTCGCCCAGGTCGAGCCCGTGCGCGAGGTCCGTGAGCTCCAACTCCAATTTCCCCTCGACGCCACGCGCGCCAACTTCACCGCCAAAAACGCCGAGACAATCCGCGCCCTGCTCTCGCACTCCAGCGCCGGTGGCATCACTCACGCGCTCAAGGAAGCCGGACTCGCCCTCTCCGCCGGCGGCAGCATCTGGGACCGCAGTCCCGACTACAGCTCCCTGTTCATCTACGCCACCCTCACGCCCGGGGGAGCCGATCGTCTGCCCGAGGTTTTTGATCTGATTTTCGAGTATATTGACTTCCTGCGCACGGCACCGTTTCCCCACGCCTTGTGGTCGGAAAACGCCCGCATCGCCCGTCTCGGCGAGACCTACAACGATCGCGGCGAAGGCGCATCCCTCGCCATTGAGCTGGCCAACCAGGCCCTGTTCTTCCCCCTGGCCGTGGCCGAGCGCGTGCCCCACGTGTGGGTCGCCCCCGACGAAGCCGACTACCGCAACATTCTCGATCAACTCACCCCCGACAATCTGCTCGCCGTCTTCGCCGCCAAAGGCGTGCCCACCGATCGCACCGAACACTTCTACGGCTCCGCGTATTCATATACCGAGGACACCGGCCCGGCCTACCAACGCCTGCTCGACGTTCGCGCGCCCACCGACGGCACCTTCGCCCTGCCCCGCCCCAACCCTTACCTCGGCGCCGAACCCGAGCTCCTCACCGAGCGCCCCGTGCAACTCATCGACGAACCCGGTCTCGCCCTCTACTACGCGCCCGACCTCGAGTTCCTGCGTCCGCAGACCACCCTCCGCTTCCGCCTCGTCCCGACCACGTCCCACACCGACGTGCGCACCGCCACCTTGCTCGCGCTCTACGATCAATGCCTGGGCGATGCCCTCGATGCCGCCGCCGATGAAGCCGCCCGCGCCGGCGTGTCCTTTAACGTCGGTGCCAGCCTGCACAGCTTTAACCTGACCGTCACCGGCTTCGGCGATTCGCCCGTGCGCTTCGCTCGGGAGGCGGTCAGTCAACTTCACGACGTCGCGCCGTCCGCCGAACGCTTCGCCGCGCTCAAGGACGGCTTCCTGCGCAACCTGCGCAGCTTCCCCCAAACCGAGGCGTTCCGGCTCGCCGGGGCTCGTCGCGGGGCCTGGACCGAAGAGTATTCCTACCTCCCTGACGAGATGCTCGCGCCCGCCCTCGCCGCCACCTGGCCCGAGGTCAAGGCCGCCGCCGACGCCTTTCTCCGCGCCGGCAAACTCGAGGGCGTCATCCATGGACACCTCGCGCCCGACCACGCCATCGCCGCCGCCCGCGAACTCGTCACCGGCATCGGCTTCACGCCCGCGCCCGCCGATCAACTCCTGCGCTCCCGCGAGCTCACCCAGGCCGACGGCGAGACGATCATCGACGTCGCGCCCACCGCCGGGGCCAACTCCGCCTACACCGCGCTCTACCTGCTGCCCGATGCCTCCCCGCGTCACCGCGCGGCCGGAGCCTTGCTGGGCAACTTCATCAGCCAGCCGTTCTTCAACGAACTGCGCACCCGTCAGCAACTCGGCTACATCGTCGGTGCCGGCGGCAGCGGCACGCGGCTCACGCGCTACTTGAGCTTCACCATTCAATCCAGCGACTACGGGCCCGACGAGCTCCGCACCCGCGCCGAGGCCTTCATCGCCACGCTGCCCGATGCCCTCGCCGCCCTGCCCGCCGCGGACTTCGCTCAACTCGTCGGCGGCGTGCGCGCCAATTTCGAAGCCAAGCCCAAGAGCCTCGCCGAAAAAACCGACCGCTTCTTCGCCTACGCCTACGACTACGACGCCGACTGGGAGCGCCAACACGACGCCCTCGACGCCCTCGAATCACTCACCCAAGCCGATGCAGCCGCCTTGCTGACGGACGTGTTGACCGGCTCGGCCACCCGTCGCCGCCTGGTTCTCCTCACCGGCGAAAACCACGAGGCGTCCACCGCTCCCGCTTCGTTCACCGATCGGGCGACGTGGAAGGCCTCCCGCCGCTTCCAATAA